One Dreissena polymorpha isolate Duluth1 chromosome 9, UMN_Dpol_1.0, whole genome shotgun sequence genomic window carries:
- the LOC127845048 gene encoding uncharacterized protein LOC127845048 isoform X2 has product MAERESSNAEEAANVVTQRRSKRKRVIPRKSLDFVTLQQQADEDSSTSTPASEESDRPVAAGKGKKRVSVASKARGGKRGSRKTRGRCFEGDEEERLVLLHEQRKKQADDTRVATP; this is encoded by the exons atGGCGGAACGTGAGTCGTCAAACGCGGAAGAA GCTGCAAATGTTGTTACTCAAAGGAGAAGTAAAAGAAAAAGGGTCATACCAAGAAAATCACTGGATTTTGTAACTTTGCAGCAACAGGCAGATGAG GATTCATCGACTTCAACTCCTGCAAGTGAAGAGTCAGATAGGCCAGTGGCTGCTGGCAAAGGAAAGAAGAGAGTTTCTGTGGCTTCCAAAGCACGTGGTGGCAAAAGAGGAAGTAGAAAGACAAGGGGGCGATGTTTTGAAGGAGACGAGGAAGAAAGGCTTGTGCTTCTGCATGAGCAGAGGAAAAAACAGGCGGAT gatactagagttgcgacaccttaa
- the LOC127846041 gene encoding uncharacterized protein LOC127846041, which yields MAGAQPSLQDVMSALGVISGRLTSVENKLQCLDKMDQRTAVLEKDMKTLWLALEDSVKRVDERVSKLQYSAEGADIASAHVSSRIDDLERERDSLRKDLTYMKSQSMRNNLIFTGVPEVESESPDTTESILRKHLTDALKIARETVASIKFERVHRSPGEHTRGKARSIIAKFAFFKDKESVRSEWKQFTGTNYNVFEQFPSEVVAKRRKLLPKMKEARSNGKRSMISYDTLYVDGRPVGD from the coding sequence ATGGCGGGAGCACAACCATCGCTACAGGACGTCATGAGTGCATTAGGAGTTATAAGTGGGCGGCTTACTTCAGTAGAAAATAAATTGCAATGCCTTGACAAGATGGACCAACGTACGGCAGTGTTGGAAAAGGACATGAAAACCCTGTGGTTGGCCCTTGAAGACAGCGTCAAAAGGGTTGATGAGCGCGTGTCAAAACTACAATACTCAGCTGAGGGGGCGGACATAGCTTCGGCACATGTCTCAAGTAGGATTGACGACCTCGAACGGGAGCGGGACAGCCTTCGGAAGGATCTTACTTATATGAAATCGCAAAGTATGCGGAACAATCTAATTTTTACTGGTGTGCCGGAAGTTGAGAGTGAGTCACCTGATACCACAGAATCAATTCTTAGAAAACATCTCACAGATGCGCTCAAAATCGCACGGGAAACGGTGGCCTCTATCAAGTTCGAGAGGGTCCACAGATCGCCGGGGGAACATACGCGTGGTAAAGCTCGCTCTATAATTGCAAAGTTTGCATTTTTCAAAGACAAGGAGTCGGTGCGTAGCGAGTGGAAACAGTTCACTGGTACCAACTACAATGTGTTTGAACAATTTCCATCGGAAGTGGTTGCCAAACGTCGGAAGCTGCTTCCAAAGATGAAAGAGGCCAGATCCAACGGGAAGCGATCCATGATTTCATACGACACCCTTTACGTCGACGGGCGACCAGTGGGTGATTAG
- the LOC127845048 gene encoding uncharacterized protein LOC127845048 isoform X1 yields the protein MAERESSNAEEAANVVTQRRSKRKRVIPRKSLDFVTLQQQADEDSSTSTPASEESDRPVAAGKGKKRVSVASKARGGKRGSRKTRGRCFEGDEEERLVLLHEQRKKQADVSLNCKQCSNTTFCVN from the exons atGGCGGAACGTGAGTCGTCAAACGCGGAAGAA GCTGCAAATGTTGTTACTCAAAGGAGAAGTAAAAGAAAAAGGGTCATACCAAGAAAATCACTGGATTTTGTAACTTTGCAGCAACAGGCAGATGAG GATTCATCGACTTCAACTCCTGCAAGTGAAGAGTCAGATAGGCCAGTGGCTGCTGGCAAAGGAAAGAAGAGAGTTTCTGTGGCTTCCAAAGCACGTGGTGGCAAAAGAGGAAGTAGAAAGACAAGGGGGCGATGTTTTGAAGGAGACGAGGAAGAAAGGCTTGTGCTTCTGCATGAGCAGAGGAAAAAACAGGCGGATGTAAGTTTGAATTGTAAACAGTGCTCTAACACTACGTTTTGTgttaattaa
- the LOC127845046 gene encoding P2X purinoceptor 7-like yields the protein MINRLSSQEAKELLKEIAARQPAIILDVAAMLSARQPVEDQPGPSADQPSWCVCRHCPMMDRDQDKICCGMAPQYCDSQRPEMGLVITDPLTLHIQQTYRNDVFAHQAVDVEDTNRSFRHAAYRQCVLWIHGRLQRDDRRTVPACCVKVVRAKFPSLTGNYTGFIPGRGVGW from the exons atgatAAACCGCCTTAGCTCTCAAGAAGCAAAGGAGCTCTTGAAGGAAATTGCTGCCAGACAGCCAGCAATAATACTGGATGTGGCAGCAATGCTGTCTGCCAGACAGCCGGTTGAAGACCAGCCTGGACCATCTGCAGACCAACCATCTTGGTGTGTTTGTAGACATTGTCCTATGATGGACCGCGACCAAGACAAGATTTGTTGTGGCATGGCCCCACAATACTGCGATAGCCAGAGACcg GAAATGGGGTTAGTGATCACTGATCCGCTTACCCTCCACATCCAACAAACGTATAGAAATGATGTGTTTGCCCATCAGGCGGTGGATGTGGAGGACACAAATCGTTCGTTTCGCCATGCTGCCTATCGCCAGTGTGTACTCTGGATTCATGGACGCCTTCAACGGGATGACCGCAGAACTGTACCTGCATGCTGTGTGAAGGTGGTCCGTGCCAAGTTTCCGAGTCTTACTGGCAACTATACAGGGTTTATTCCCGGACGAGGAGTAGGATGGTGA